Proteins encoded together in one Streptomyces umbrinus window:
- a CDS encoding SACE_7040 family transcriptional regulator, protein MATRTDAPTRREQILKEAARLFAERGFHGVGVDEIGAAVGISGPGLYRHFPGKDAMLAELLVGISGQLLTGGKRRLAESDGNPEALLDSLIEGHIDFALDDRPLITLHDRELDRLRESDRKLVRQLQRQYVELWVEVVREVYPGLAEPAVRSAVHSVFGLLNSTPHLGRPGALPGRAGTAELLHRMARGAFSAAAA, encoded by the coding sequence ATGGCCACGAGAACCGACGCCCCCACCCGCCGCGAGCAGATCCTCAAGGAGGCCGCGCGGCTCTTCGCCGAGCGCGGTTTCCACGGCGTCGGGGTCGACGAGATAGGGGCGGCGGTCGGCATCAGCGGCCCCGGCCTGTACCGGCACTTCCCGGGCAAGGACGCGATGCTCGCCGAGCTGCTGGTGGGGATCAGCGGGCAGCTGCTGACCGGCGGCAAGCGCCGGCTGGCGGAGTCCGACGGGAACCCGGAGGCGCTCCTCGACTCGCTCATCGAGGGGCACATCGACTTCGCGCTCGACGACCGTCCCTTGATCACCCTGCACGACCGTGAGCTGGACCGCCTCCGGGAAAGCGACCGCAAGCTGGTGCGGCAGCTGCAGCGGCAGTACGTCGAGCTGTGGGTGGAGGTCGTCCGCGAGGTCTATCCGGGGCTGGCCGAACCGGCGGTCCGCTCGGCGGTGCACTCGGTGTTCGGGCTGCTGAACTCCACCCCTCACCTGGGCCGCCCCGGCGCACTCCCGGGCCGCGCGGGCACGGCGGAGCTGCTCCATCGCATGGCGAGAGGCGCCTTCTCGGCCGCCGCAGCGTGA
- the tesB gene encoding acyl-CoA thioesterase II, which yields MSQALEALLDLLDLEQIEQDIFRGQSRFAVVPRVFGGQVAAQALVAAGRTVPDDRFAHSLHAYFLRAGDAGAPIVYTVDRIRDGRSFTTRRVVAVQHGQPIFHLSASFQTYEEGMEHQADMPPAPDPETLPTAAELLPRYADLYREQGVVERLLEAREAVDLRYVDAPPFASVGEAREPRSQVWFRANGKLADDPLLHVCLATYVSDMTLLDSVLLAHGRGGWVTGDVVGASLDHAMWFHRPFRADEWLLYDQESPSASGGRGLGQARIYTQDGRLAVTVIQEGVVRVPR from the coding sequence ATGAGTCAGGCACTTGAAGCCCTGCTCGATCTGCTCGACCTCGAGCAGATCGAGCAGGACATTTTCCGCGGCCAGTCCCGGTTCGCCGTCGTCCCCCGCGTCTTCGGCGGGCAGGTCGCCGCGCAGGCACTGGTCGCCGCGGGGCGTACGGTCCCCGACGACCGGTTCGCCCACTCGCTGCACGCGTACTTCCTGCGCGCCGGGGACGCGGGCGCGCCGATCGTCTACACCGTCGACCGGATCCGCGACGGCCGGTCCTTCACGACCCGCCGGGTGGTCGCCGTCCAGCACGGGCAGCCGATCTTCCACCTCTCCGCGTCCTTCCAGACGTACGAGGAGGGCATGGAGCACCAGGCCGACATGCCGCCCGCGCCCGATCCGGAGACCCTGCCGACGGCGGCCGAGCTGCTGCCGCGGTACGCGGACCTGTATCGCGAACAGGGTGTCGTGGAACGGCTGTTGGAGGCCCGTGAGGCCGTCGACCTCCGTTACGTCGACGCGCCGCCGTTCGCCAGCGTCGGGGAGGCTCGCGAGCCGCGTTCCCAGGTGTGGTTCCGCGCCAACGGCAAGCTCGCGGACGATCCGCTCCTGCACGTCTGCCTCGCCACGTACGTCTCCGACATGACGCTCCTCGACTCCGTACTGCTCGCCCACGGACGCGGCGGCTGGGTCACGGGGGACGTCGTCGGCGCCTCCCTGGACCACGCGATGTGGTTCCACCGCCCGTTCCGCGCCGACGAATGGCTCCTGTACGACCAGGAGTCACCGTCCGCGTCCGGCGGCCGGGGCCTCGGCCAGGCCCGTATCTACACGCAGGACGGGCGGCTGGCGGTCACGGTGATCCAGGAGGGGGTTGTACGGGTTCCTCGGTGA
- a CDS encoding helix-turn-helix domain-containing protein — MSVDGEVRRLKSEADEPGWEVDPDDDWGVAVVATVGRQLRLRREAVGMRAAEFGAAVGYGEDLVYKIEGGRRIPRGEYLDRADEVLGAGGLLSAMKEDVAKVRYPKQVRDLAQMEARAVELGVYVGLSIHGLLQTPEHARALFEAWQPAYSPEEVERMVTARMARQSIFERSPAPALSFVQEEATLRRPVGGTMVWRQQLEHLLEVGRLRNVTLQVMPTNAEAHPGLDGKIEVLKFADGTAVGRSDGAYSGRPTSDPKQLRILELRYGTIRAQALTPRESLAFIEQLLGET, encoded by the coding sequence ATGTCGGTGGACGGCGAGGTACGACGGCTCAAGAGCGAGGCGGACGAGCCGGGTTGGGAGGTCGACCCGGACGACGACTGGGGAGTGGCGGTCGTCGCGACCGTGGGGCGGCAGCTCAGGCTGCGGCGGGAGGCGGTGGGGATGCGGGCCGCCGAGTTCGGGGCGGCGGTGGGGTACGGGGAGGACCTGGTCTACAAGATCGAGGGCGGCAGGCGGATCCCCCGGGGCGAGTATCTGGACAGGGCGGACGAGGTGTTGGGGGCGGGTGGGTTGCTCTCAGCGATGAAGGAGGATGTGGCGAAGGTTCGGTACCCGAAGCAGGTACGGGACTTGGCGCAGATGGAGGCCAGAGCGGTTGAGCTGGGCGTGTACGTCGGGCTCAGCATCCACGGCCTGTTGCAGACACCTGAGCATGCGCGAGCCCTGTTCGAGGCTTGGCAGCCCGCGTACTCGCCCGAGGAGGTGGAGCGCATGGTGACCGCTCGTATGGCGCGGCAGTCCATCTTCGAGCGCTCGCCTGCACCCGCGCTGAGCTTCGTCCAGGAAGAGGCGACACTCCGCCGTCCCGTCGGAGGCACAATGGTGTGGCGTCAGCAGCTCGAACATCTGCTGGAGGTGGGGCGGTTGCGTAACGTCACGCTTCAGGTGATGCCGACGAACGCGGAGGCTCACCCAGGGCTGGACGGGAAGATCGAAGTGCTGAAGTTCGCGGACGGCACAGCGGTCGGCCGCTCCGACGGTGCGTACAGCGGCCGACCGACCTCCGATCCGAAGCAGTTGCGGATCCTGGAGCTGCGGTATGGCACCATCCGGGCTCAGGCTCTTACCCCACGGGAGTCGCTGGCCTTCATCGAGCAACTGCTGGGAGAGACATGA
- a CDS encoding acetyl/propionyl/methylcrotonyl-CoA carboxylase subunit alpha produces MFDTVLVANRGEIAVRVIRTLRSLGVRSVAVFSDADADARHVREADTAVRIGPAPAAESYLSAERLLEAAARTGAQAVHPGYGFLAENADFARACADAGLVFIGPPADAISLMGDKIRAKETVKAAGVPVVPGSSGSGLTDAELAEAAREIGMPVLLKPSAGGGGKGMRLVRDASALADEIAAARREARASFGDDTLLVERWVDRPRHIEIQVLADGHGNVVHLGERECSLQRRHQKIIEEAPSVFLDEKTRAAMGEAAVQAARSCGYSGAGTVEFIVPGVTVPIGGTPPEPPVSSYYFMEMNARLQVEHPVTEMITGIDLVEWQLRVAAGERLAFAQDDVTLTGHAVEARICAEDPARGFLPSGGTVLRLHEPQGDGIRTDSGLSEGTEVGSLYDPMLSKVIAYGPDRATALRRLRGALAGTVTLGVQTNAGFLRRLLGHPAVVAGELDTGLVEREVEGLVSTGVPPEVYVVGGLLRQAALFPNPTPSRSWGLRPQTPANRPERPRPQTPDGLNESGWVDPFSVPSGWRLGGEHAWTVHHLRVPGHDPVTVRVRGTAEGAEFRLDGVDGAAEPVDEPGGAAAISWGSRGLTPVSGRGGSGEENRFSQPPTVTLHLAGRTHTFHHTSTWLGRDGDVWNLLDHDPVAASLTGAAHAGADSLTAPMPGTVTVVKVAVGDEVTAGQSLLVVEAMKMEHVISAPHAGTVTELDVTPGTTVAMDQILAVVAPSEEAQEEEKA; encoded by the coding sequence ATGTTCGACACGGTACTTGTGGCCAACCGGGGCGAGATCGCCGTACGGGTCATCCGTACGCTCCGGTCGCTGGGCGTCCGCTCGGTGGCCGTCTTCTCGGACGCGGACGCCGACGCCCGGCACGTGCGCGAGGCGGACACGGCGGTACGGATCGGTCCGGCGCCGGCCGCCGAGAGCTATCTGTCCGCGGAACGGCTGCTGGAGGCGGCGGCGAGGACGGGGGCGCAGGCGGTGCACCCCGGCTACGGATTCCTCGCGGAGAACGCCGACTTCGCGCGTGCGTGCGCCGACGCGGGGCTTGTCTTCATCGGCCCTCCGGCGGACGCCATCTCGCTCATGGGCGACAAAATCCGCGCCAAGGAGACGGTGAAGGCGGCGGGGGTTCCGGTGGTGCCGGGGTCTTCCGGTAGTGGGCTGACGGATGCGGAGTTGGCCGAGGCCGCGCGGGAGATCGGGATGCCCGTACTGCTGAAGCCGTCGGCGGGCGGGGGCGGCAAGGGGATGCGGCTCGTGCGGGACGCTTCCGCGCTGGCGGACGAGATCGCCGCCGCGCGGCGTGAGGCGCGGGCCTCCTTCGGTGACGACACGCTCCTCGTCGAGCGGTGGGTCGACCGGCCGCGGCACATCGAGATCCAGGTCCTCGCGGACGGCCACGGGAACGTGGTGCATCTCGGCGAGCGCGAGTGCTCCCTCCAGCGCCGGCACCAGAAGATCATCGAGGAGGCGCCCAGCGTGTTCCTCGACGAGAAGACCCGCGCCGCGATGGGCGAGGCTGCCGTCCAGGCGGCCCGCTCGTGCGGGTACTCGGGGGCGGGCACGGTCGAGTTCATCGTGCCGGGCGTCACTGTGCCCATCGGGGGGACACCCCCCGAACCCCCCGTGTCCTCGTACTACTTCATGGAGATGAACGCGCGTCTCCAGGTCGAGCATCCGGTGACCGAGATGATCACCGGGATCGATCTCGTGGAGTGGCAGTTGCGGGTGGCGGCGGGTGAGCGGCTCGCGTTCGCCCAGGACGACGTCACGCTCACCGGGCATGCCGTCGAGGCCCGGATCTGTGCCGAGGATCCGGCGCGGGGGTTCCTGCCGTCCGGCGGTACGGTCCTGCGGCTGCACGAGCCCCAGGGGGACGGCATCCGCACGGACTCGGGGCTGTCCGAGGGCACGGAGGTCGGGTCGTTGTACGACCCGATGCTGTCCAAGGTGATCGCGTACGGGCCGGACCGGGCGACCGCGCTGCGGCGGCTTCGCGGGGCGTTGGCGGGGACGGTGACACTCGGGGTGCAGACGAACGCGGGGTTCCTGCGGAGGCTGTTGGGTCATCCTGCGGTTGTCGCGGGGGAGTTGGACACGGGGTTGGTGGAACGGGAGGTCGAGGGGCTGGTTTCGACCGGGGTTCCGCCGGAGGTGTACGTGGTGGGTGGGTTGCTGCGACAGGCGGCGCTCTTCCCCAACCCCACCCCTTCCCGAAGCTGGGGGCTGCGCCCCCAGACCCCCGCCAATCGGCCTGAACGGCCTCGTCCTCAAACGCCGGACGGGCTGAATGAGTCCGGCTGGGTCGATCCGTTCTCCGTGCCCAGTGGGTGGCGGCTCGGTGGCGAGCACGCCTGGACCGTGCACCACCTCCGGGTGCCAGGGCACGACCCCGTGACCGTCCGCGTGCGGGGCACGGCGGAGGGCGCGGAGTTCCGGCTCGACGGCGTAGACGGCGCAGCCGAACCTGTCGACGAGCCTGGTGGCGCAGCCGCCATCTCCTGGGGGTCCAGGGGCTTGACCCCGGTTTCGGGAAGGGGTGGGTCTGGGGAAGAGAACCGCTTTTCGCAGCCCCCCACCGTCACCCTCCATCTCGCCGGCCGGACCCACACCTTCCACCACACCTCCACCTGGCTCGGCCGCGACGGTGACGTCTGGAATCTGCTGGATCACGACCCCGTCGCAGCCTCCCTCACCGGCGCGGCACACGCGGGCGCGGACTCCCTCACCGCGCCCATGCCCGGCACGGTGACCGTCGTGAAGGTGGCCGTCGGGGACGAAGTGACCGCCGGGCAGAGCCTGTTGGTGGTGGAGGCGATGAAGATGGAGCACGTCATCTCCGCCCCGCACGCCGGCACCGTCACCGAGCTGGACGTCACCCCGGGCACGACGGTCGCCATGGACCAGATCCTGGCCGTGGTGGCGCCGAGCGAGGAAGCGCAGGAGGAGGAGAAGGCATGA
- a CDS encoding ATP-binding protein translates to MNKERSTQLDTPTRHFSVLLSPTPRGARLARLLGAEWLRTWDLPYGVTETAEHLVAELAANAATHGRLPGRDFRLALLARGETLRIEVTDTRGDDLPRHRHPSPDTESGRGLLLVEALADRWGVELGPVPRKTVWAELDLAPHSPEPEGVCSGGSGALPKETRGGKKPHQAPPLPPTAGAHSGE, encoded by the coding sequence GTGAACAAGGAAAGGTCCACCCAACTCGACACCCCCACCCGTCACTTCAGCGTGTTGCTGTCGCCCACGCCACGCGGCGCCCGCCTCGCCCGGCTCCTGGGCGCGGAGTGGCTGCGTACCTGGGACCTGCCGTACGGCGTGACCGAGACCGCAGAGCACCTGGTCGCCGAACTCGCCGCGAACGCCGCCACCCACGGCCGCCTCCCCGGGCGGGACTTCCGTCTCGCCCTCCTGGCCCGCGGTGAGACTCTCCGCATCGAGGTGACGGATACACGCGGCGACGACCTCCCGCGCCACCGCCACCCGTCCCCCGACACCGAGTCCGGACGCGGCCTGCTCCTCGTCGAGGCCCTCGCGGACCGCTGGGGCGTCGAACTGGGCCCCGTCCCCCGAAAAACCGTATGGGCGGAGCTCGACCTGGCACCGCACTCACCGGAGCCTGAGGGCGTGTGTTCCGGTGGGTCTGGCGCTCTTCCCAAAGAAACACGAGGCGGAAAGAAACCCCACCAAGCCCCACCCCTCCCGCCCACGGCGGGCGCTCACTCGGGCGAGTGA
- a CDS encoding carboxyl transferase domain-containing protein, whose product MHEAPELTTAGDPAAEAWRANEEAHRTLVDELRGKLAAARLGGGERARARHTARGKLLPRDRVDTLLDPGSPFLELAPLAADGMYEGQAPAAGVIAGIGRVSGRECVVIANDATVKGGTYYPMTVKKHLRAQEVALENRLPCVYLVDSGGAFLPMQDEVFPDREHFGRIFYNQARMSGAGIPQIAAVLGSCTAGGAYVPAMSDEAVIVRNQGTIFLGGPPLVKAATGEVVTAEELGGGEVHSRVSGVTDHLAEDDAHALRIVRTIVSTLPDRGPLPWSVTQGIEPKVDPAGLYGAVPVDSRTPYDVREVIARVVDGSRFAEFKSEFGQTLVTGFARIHGHPVGIVANNGILFSESAQKGAHFIELCDQRGIPLVFLQNISGFMVGRQYEAGGIAKHGAKMVTAVACTRVPKLTVVVGGSYGAGNYSMCGRAYSPRFLWMWPNAKISVMGGEQAASVLATVKRDQLEGRGESWPAEDEEAFKDPIRAQYETQGNAYYATARLWDDGVIDPMETRQVLGLALTTCANAPLGDPQFGVFRM is encoded by the coding sequence ATGCACGAGGCACCGGAGCTGACGACCGCGGGGGACCCCGCGGCGGAGGCCTGGCGGGCCAACGAGGAGGCGCACCGCACGCTCGTCGACGAGCTGCGGGGCAAGCTGGCCGCGGCCCGTCTCGGCGGCGGTGAGCGGGCCCGCGCCCGGCACACCGCCCGCGGCAAGCTGCTGCCGCGCGACCGCGTGGACACGCTCCTCGACCCCGGCTCGCCCTTCCTGGAGCTGGCCCCGCTGGCGGCCGACGGGATGTACGAGGGGCAGGCCCCGGCCGCGGGCGTCATCGCCGGGATCGGCCGGGTGAGCGGCCGCGAGTGCGTGGTGATCGCCAACGACGCCACGGTCAAGGGCGGCACGTACTACCCGATGACGGTGAAGAAGCACCTGCGCGCCCAGGAGGTGGCGCTGGAGAACCGCCTCCCCTGTGTGTACCTGGTGGACTCGGGCGGCGCCTTCCTCCCCATGCAGGACGAGGTCTTCCCCGACCGCGAGCACTTCGGGCGGATCTTCTACAACCAGGCCCGGATGTCGGGGGCCGGCATCCCGCAGATCGCGGCCGTCCTCGGCTCGTGCACGGCCGGCGGGGCGTACGTCCCGGCGATGAGCGACGAGGCCGTGATCGTGCGGAACCAGGGCACGATCTTCCTCGGCGGCCCGCCCCTGGTGAAGGCCGCCACCGGCGAGGTCGTCACGGCGGAGGAACTTGGCGGCGGCGAGGTCCACTCCCGCGTCTCCGGCGTCACGGACCACCTCGCGGAGGACGACGCGCACGCGCTGCGGATCGTCCGGACCATCGTCTCCACACTCCCCGACCGCGGCCCCCTCCCCTGGTCGGTCACACAGGGCATCGAGCCGAAGGTGGACCCGGCCGGGCTGTACGGCGCGGTGCCGGTGGACTCGCGCACCCCCTACGACGTGCGCGAGGTCATCGCGCGCGTCGTCGACGGCTCGCGCTTCGCCGAGTTCAAGTCCGAGTTCGGGCAGACCCTCGTCACCGGCTTCGCCCGGATCCACGGCCACCCGGTCGGCATCGTCGCCAACAACGGCATCCTGTTCTCCGAGTCCGCCCAGAAGGGCGCCCACTTCATCGAGCTGTGCGACCAGCGCGGCATCCCGCTGGTGTTCCTGCAGAACATCTCGGGCTTCATGGTGGGCCGTCAGTACGAGGCCGGGGGCATCGCCAAGCACGGCGCCAAGATGGTCACGGCCGTCGCCTGCACACGCGTACCGAAGCTGACGGTGGTGGTCGGCGGGTCGTACGGCGCGGGCAACTACTCGATGTGCGGCCGGGCGTACTCCCCGCGCTTCCTGTGGATGTGGCCGAACGCCAAGATCTCGGTCATGGGCGGTGAGCAGGCCGCCTCGGTCCTCGCGACCGTCAAGCGCGACCAGTTGGAGGGGCGCGGCGAGTCCTGGCCGGCGGAGGACGAAGAGGCCTTCAAGGACCCGATCCGCGCCCAGTACGAGACCCAGGGCAACGCCTACTACGCCACCGCCCGGCTCTGGGACGACGGTGTGATCGACCCGATGGAGACCCGGCAGGTGCTGGGACTCGCTCTGACGACTTGCGCGAACGCCCCGCTGGGTGACCCCCAGTTCGGCGTCTTCCGGATGTGA
- a CDS encoding acyl-CoA dehydrogenase family protein produces MRRTVFNEDHEAFRETLRAFIEAEVVPVYDEWFAAGQAPRDFYYKLAELGVFGIRVDEEFGGAGIDSYKFEAVMYEETARAGVSFGGSGVHVLLGLPYIKALATDEQKKRFLPKFVSGEEMWALAMTEPGTGSDLAGMKTTAKLSEDGSHYVLNGAKTFITGGVHADRVIVCARTSAPTAEDRRFGISLFAVDTKAEGYSVGRKLDKLGLKTSDTAELAFVDVKVPVEDLLGEENKGFYYLGGNLPSERWGIAFGAYAQAAAAVRFAKEYVLERTIFGKPVSHFQNTKFELAACQAEVDAAQAVADRSLEALDAGELSPAEAASAKLFCTEVAHRVIDRCLQLHGGYGFMNEYPIARLYADNRVNRIYGGTSEIMKSIIAKDMGL; encoded by the coding sequence GTGCGCCGTACGGTGTTCAACGAGGATCACGAGGCGTTCCGGGAGACCCTCCGGGCCTTCATCGAGGCCGAGGTCGTCCCCGTCTACGACGAGTGGTTCGCGGCCGGCCAGGCGCCGCGCGACTTCTACTACAAGCTCGCCGAGCTGGGCGTCTTCGGCATCCGCGTGGACGAGGAGTTCGGCGGCGCCGGCATCGACTCGTACAAGTTCGAGGCCGTGATGTACGAGGAGACGGCCCGCGCGGGTGTCTCCTTCGGCGGCTCCGGTGTGCACGTGCTGCTGGGCCTGCCCTACATCAAGGCGCTCGCCACCGACGAGCAGAAGAAGCGCTTCCTGCCGAAGTTCGTCTCCGGCGAGGAGATGTGGGCGCTGGCGATGACCGAGCCGGGCACCGGCTCCGACCTCGCGGGCATGAAGACCACCGCGAAGCTCTCCGAGGACGGCTCGCACTACGTCCTCAACGGCGCCAAGACCTTCATCACCGGTGGTGTGCACGCCGACCGCGTGATCGTCTGCGCCCGTACGTCCGCGCCGACGGCCGAGGACCGCCGCTTCGGCATCTCCCTCTTCGCCGTGGACACCAAGGCCGAGGGCTACTCGGTGGGCCGCAAGCTCGACAAGCTCGGGCTGAAGACCTCCGACACCGCCGAGCTGGCGTTCGTCGACGTGAAGGTGCCCGTCGAGGACCTCCTCGGCGAGGAGAACAAGGGCTTCTACTACCTCGGCGGCAACCTGCCCTCCGAGCGCTGGGGCATCGCGTTCGGCGCGTACGCGCAGGCCGCGGCGGCCGTCCGGTTCGCCAAGGAGTACGTGCTGGAGCGGACCATCTTCGGCAAGCCGGTCTCGCACTTCCAGAACACCAAGTTCGAACTGGCCGCCTGCCAGGCCGAGGTGGACGCCGCGCAGGCCGTCGCCGACCGCTCGCTCGAAGCCCTGGACGCGGGCGAACTCAGCCCCGCCGAGGCCGCGTCCGCGAAGCTCTTCTGCACCGAGGTCGCGCACCGCGTCATCGACCGCTGCCTCCAGCTGCACGGCGGCTACGGCTTCATGAACGAGTACCCGATCGCCCGCCTGTACGCGGACAACCGGGTCAACCGCATCTACGGCGGTACCAGCGAGATCATGAAGTCGATCATCGCCAAGGACATGGGTCTGTAA
- a CDS encoding DUF397 domain-containing protein, producing MIRKASAGDSSELGWFKSSYSDGPDGNSCVEIALAPSTVHVRDSKNVDGAQLALAPEAWADFVAYTSRS from the coding sequence ATGATCCGCAAGGCTTCTGCCGGAGACAGCTCCGAGCTGGGGTGGTTCAAGAGCAGCTACAGCGACGGCCCTGACGGCAACTCCTGCGTCGAGATCGCCCTCGCCCCCAGCACGGTGCACGTCCGCGACTCCAAGAACGTGGATGGGGCTCAGCTCGCGCTTGCGCCGGAAGCGTGGGCGGACTTCGTGGCGTACACGTCGAGGAGCTGA